The Candidatus Neomarinimicrobiota bacterium genome has a segment encoding these proteins:
- the msrB gene encoding peptide-methionine (R)-S-oxide reductase MsrB: MKTFRKNRGTVLEKSVAEWKSILSSDEYEVTRKGGTEPAFSGKYNDHKGKGVYKCACCEEELFGSEEKFNSGSGWPSFWQPINEKNVREETDSTFGMKRTEVICDNCGAHLGHVFEDGPEPTGLRYCINSLSLGFESAE; the protein is encoded by the coding sequence ATAAAAACCTTCCGAAAGAATAGAGGAACAGTGTTAGAAAAATCAGTTGCGGAATGGAAATCAATTTTATCATCTGATGAATACGAGGTTACACGTAAAGGGGGAACGGAACCGGCTTTCAGCGGAAAATATAATGATCACAAGGGGAAAGGCGTTTATAAATGCGCTTGCTGCGAGGAGGAATTATTCGGCTCCGAAGAAAAATTCAATTCAGGCTCCGGTTGGCCGAGTTTCTGGCAACCTATCAATGAAAAAAATGTCCGTGAAGAAACGGATTCCACATTTGGTATGAAACGCACGGAAGTCATCTGTGATAATTGCGGGGCACACCTGGGGCATGTCTTTGAGGACGGCCCTGAACCAACAGGTCTCAGGTATTGCATCAATTCATTGTCATTGGGATTTGAAAGCGCCGAATAA
- a CDS encoding proline iminopeptidase-family hydrolase: protein MLSVSMMMFSCAQSAVQTKSSSDYFDNTGRDDVLSGGVKIIKISTPKGDFNVWTKRVGNNPTIKVLTLHGGPAGTHEYFEVFDSYFPGAGIEYYYYDQLGSHFSDQPDDKDLWTTERFVEEVEQVRQALNLTSDNFYLFGHSWGGILALEYALKYQENLKGLIISNMVPSIPDYNTYAEKVLYERIDNDVLKEIKELEAAGDIENPRYMELLIPHHYEKHLIRMPAEDWPDPVKRMFAHLNPDIYVLMQGPSELGASGRLLNWDRKADLPLISVPTLTIGAAYDTMDPAQMEWMAGQVQHGRYLHCPNGSHMAMYDDQQTYFDGLIKFIKDVDNGNF, encoded by the coding sequence ATGCTAAGTGTCAGCATGATGATGTTTTCTTGCGCTCAATCAGCCGTTCAGACTAAATCATCTTCAGATTATTTTGATAATACGGGCAGGGATGACGTGCTAAGCGGCGGCGTCAAAATAATTAAAATCTCCACGCCTAAAGGTGATTTCAATGTTTGGACAAAGCGAGTTGGGAATAATCCTACTATCAAAGTGCTTACCCTGCACGGCGGACCGGCCGGAACACATGAATATTTTGAAGTATTTGATAGCTATTTCCCTGGAGCAGGCATAGAGTATTATTATTACGATCAACTCGGTTCGCATTTCAGCGATCAGCCGGATGATAAAGATCTTTGGACAACAGAGCGATTTGTGGAAGAAGTGGAACAAGTCAGGCAAGCGCTTAACCTCACAAGCGATAACTTTTATCTATTCGGGCATTCTTGGGGAGGAATACTTGCATTAGAGTATGCGCTAAAATATCAGGAGAATTTGAAGGGATTGATAATTTCGAATATGGTGCCAAGTATTCCTGATTATAACACGTATGCCGAGAAAGTGCTTTATGAGCGAATTGATAACGATGTATTGAAAGAAATAAAGGAATTAGAAGCTGCCGGAGATATTGAGAACCCCCGATATATGGAATTATTGATTCCGCATCACTATGAAAAACATCTGATTCGTATGCCGGCGGAAGATTGGCCGGATCCTGTAAAGAGAATGTTTGCTCACCTAAATCCGGATATATACGTACTTATGCAAGGTCCCAGCGAATTAGGCGCTTCCGGCAGATTACTGAATTGGGATAGGAAAGCGGATTTGCCTCTGATTTCAGTTCCTACTCTCACAATAGGCGCCGCCTATGACACAATGGACCCCGCTCAAATGGAATGGATGGCGGGTCAAGTGCAGCACGGTAGGTATCTGCATTGCCCTAACGGAAGTCATATGGCGATGTATGATGACCAGCAAACGTATTTTGACGGACTGATTAAATTTATAAAAGATGTGGATAACGGGAACTTTTAA
- the trxA gene encoding thioredoxin translates to MYLKLEPIDFQKDVIEASEHSPVLVDFWAEWCGPCHMLSPTLEKLAEEAGEDWILVKVNTELQPDIAMKYSIRSIPNVKMFYKGEISSEFVGAIPESEINNYLDKNLPKE, encoded by the coding sequence ATGTATCTTAAATTAGAACCGATTGATTTTCAGAAAGACGTTATCGAGGCGAGCGAACATTCACCTGTATTAGTGGATTTTTGGGCTGAATGGTGCGGACCTTGTCATATGCTGAGCCCTACTCTTGAAAAACTTGCCGAGGAGGCGGGTGAGGATTGGATTTTAGTCAAAGTTAACACCGAATTGCAGCCTGATATAGCAATGAAATATAGTATCAGAAGTATTCCCAACGTAAAGATGTTCTATAAAGGTGAGATTTCCAGCGAGTTTGTCGGCGCCATACCGGAGAGCGAAATTAATAATTATCTCGATAAAAACCTTCCGAAAGAATAG